A stretch of the Planctomycetota bacterium genome encodes the following:
- a CDS encoding glycosyltransferase family 39 protein encodes MDAPDPRTPSLASMLPAALLILGVTAARIAYLIWLCPYALIEDEAHYWEWSRHLDWSYYSKGPGVAWTIYASTALFGVAEWSIRLPAALAMGLAAWWIARLAQRMFGDARAGFFAAALVLLVPILQMLGLLMTIDGPYLACWALACLAAHAALRNRARWAWATLGVAVGVGFLFKYTILLLLPGLALTVLALRWRSVSGLRLAPRWPAWAAIGTLAGAAATTPVWIFNAREGWPTVRHLLGHVNAPGGDTTAATAWSYDPGWTLEFVGVQIALVGPALFLMAYCAWTLYRRPRTSGDRAAAAFAAAVALPVLAFYLLLTLITRVEGNWPVAGYVSLLALAGGGVRLAFEERRVQRAEWKSFGDDGRPPLRARIWPWARKPNLHRVEAFKLAIAFGLLAGLLGPRLDLLKPIPVLGSSYTLPWDEQQTVRRPIVPVQRLMGIRDVAARVDGLRTALRDRTAKEPFVIAQHYGRASLLAFYLEGRPTTYCSSALMGGRRTQYDHIPETDLLDPGTHSRLLGRPAIALGATHEQWMHGFPVVERLGVLQGETKPDRESFRALRYRGFPEARRALEESDTAGGEP; translated from the coding sequence ATGGATGCACCCGACCCGCGGACGCCGTCGCTCGCGTCCATGCTGCCCGCGGCGTTGCTGATCCTGGGCGTGACCGCCGCGCGGATCGCCTACCTCATCTGGCTCTGCCCCTATGCGCTCATCGAGGACGAGGCCCACTACTGGGAGTGGTCCCGCCATCTCGACTGGTCGTACTACAGCAAGGGCCCGGGCGTGGCGTGGACGATCTACGCGTCGACGGCGCTCTTCGGCGTGGCCGAGTGGTCGATCCGCCTGCCCGCCGCGCTCGCGATGGGTCTTGCGGCGTGGTGGATCGCGCGGCTGGCGCAGCGGATGTTCGGCGACGCCCGCGCAGGCTTCTTCGCCGCCGCGCTGGTGCTGCTGGTGCCCATCCTGCAGATGCTCGGCCTGTTGATGACCATCGACGGACCCTACCTGGCGTGCTGGGCGCTGGCGTGCCTGGCCGCCCACGCGGCGCTGCGCAACCGGGCCCGATGGGCGTGGGCCACGCTGGGCGTGGCGGTCGGCGTGGGCTTCCTGTTCAAGTACACCATCCTGCTGCTGCTGCCGGGACTGGCGCTCACGGTGCTCGCGCTGCGATGGAGATCCGTGAGCGGCCTGCGGCTGGCACCCCGCTGGCCGGCGTGGGCGGCGATCGGCACCCTCGCCGGCGCAGCCGCAACGACGCCGGTGTGGATCTTCAATGCCCGCGAGGGCTGGCCCACCGTCCGCCACTTGCTGGGTCACGTGAATGCGCCCGGCGGCGATACCACGGCCGCCACCGCGTGGTCGTACGACCCGGGCTGGACGCTCGAGTTCGTCGGCGTGCAGATCGCGCTCGTCGGGCCGGCGCTCTTCCTGATGGCCTACTGCGCGTGGACGCTGTACCGGCGGCCCCGGACGTCCGGCGATCGGGCGGCGGCGGCCTTCGCGGCCGCGGTGGCGCTGCCGGTGCTGGCCTTCTACCTCCTGCTCACGCTCATCACGCGCGTCGAGGGCAACTGGCCCGTGGCGGGCTACGTGTCGCTGCTGGCGCTCGCGGGCGGCGGCGTGCGGCTGGCCTTCGAGGAACGCCGCGTGCAGCGCGCGGAATGGAAGTCCTTCGGCGACGACGGCAGGCCGCCGCTGCGCGCGCGGATCTGGCCCTGGGCCCGAAAGCCCAACCTGCACCGCGTCGAGGCCTTCAAGCTCGCCATCGCATTCGGGCTGCTCGCGGGCCTGCTCGGCCCCAGGCTCGACCTGCTCAAGCCGATCCCCGTGCTGGGCAGCAGCTACACGCTGCCCTGGGACGAGCAGCAGACCGTGCGGCGGCCGATCGTGCCGGTGCAGCGGCTGATGGGCATCCGCGACGTGGCGGCCCGCGTGGACGGCCTGCGGACCGCCCTGCGCGACCGCACGGCCAAGGAGCCGTTCGTGATCGCCCAGCACTACGGCCGCGCGAGCCTGCTTGCGTTCTACCTCGAGGGTCGGCCCACGACCTATTGCTCGAGCGCGCTCATGGGCGGCCGCCGCACCCAGTACGACCACATCCCCGAGACCGATCTGCTGGATCCGGGCACGCATTCGCGCTTGCTCGGGCGGCCGGCGATCGCGCTGGGCGCGACCCACGAGCAATGGATGCACGGCTTCCCGGTCGTCGAGCGGCTGGGCGTCCTCCAGGGCGAGACCAAGCCCGACCGCGAGAGCTTCCGTGCGCTGCGCTACCGTGGCTTCCCCGAGGCGCGGCGGGCGCTGGAGGAGAGCGACACCGCGGGAGGCGAGCCCTGA
- a CDS encoding phosphatase PAP2 family protein, with the protein MAGVLVFTVLTLLDGVLFRASGTGPYELGDDHMLARSLGHLPAWMLLAAVLTLVEVARLRWLAATRTRWLGWLPLVGAVVLGGIAWKAEGGMTAIAVLGVGLSLVTLWNAPRPSGWTPARRAWAMFASAAISGIIAEVFKRIVGRERPFLDTEDRSDFHQTTLEHVGAFWVRLGEARAADAPTDQELPAAGTYVWKEGPFVGGWMDDYNLGFPSSHTAVAAGALFLLVRFFPTLWPVAIPLVLLTGWQRMDSNAHFATDVFGGLVIGLLVSRVVAGMLPDRPASATPD; encoded by the coding sequence GTGGCGGGCGTGCTGGTGTTCACCGTCCTGACATTGCTCGACGGCGTGCTCTTCCGCGCCAGCGGCACCGGTCCGTATGAGTTGGGCGACGACCACATGCTCGCGCGCAGCCTGGGCCATCTGCCCGCGTGGATGCTGCTGGCCGCCGTGCTCACGCTGGTCGAGGTCGCCCGGCTGCGGTGGCTGGCCGCCACGCGGACTCGCTGGCTGGGCTGGCTGCCGCTGGTCGGCGCCGTCGTGCTCGGCGGGATCGCGTGGAAGGCCGAGGGTGGCATGACGGCGATCGCGGTGCTGGGCGTGGGGCTGTCGCTCGTGACGCTGTGGAATGCGCCGCGGCCCTCGGGCTGGACGCCCGCCCGCCGGGCGTGGGCCATGTTCGCCTCCGCCGCCATCTCGGGCATCATCGCCGAGGTCTTCAAGAGGATCGTGGGCCGCGAACGGCCCTTCCTGGATACCGAGGACCGCAGCGACTTCCACCAGACCACGCTGGAGCACGTCGGGGCGTTCTGGGTCCGGCTGGGCGAGGCCCGCGCCGCCGACGCGCCGACCGACCAGGAGTTGCCCGCCGCCGGCACCTACGTGTGGAAGGAGGGGCCCTTCGTCGGCGGCTGGATGGACGACTACAACCTGGGCTTCCCGAGCAGCCACACCGCCGTCGCCGCCGGGGCGCTCTTTCTGCTGGTGCGGTTCTTCCCGACGCTCTGGCCCGTCGCGATCCCGCTGGTGCTGCTGACGGGCTGGCAGCGGATGGACTCGAACGCCCACTTCGCCACCGACGTCTTCGGCGGGCTGGTCATCGGCCTGCTCGTGTCCCGCGTGGTCGCCGGCATGCTGCCCGACCGACCGGCGTCGGCCACGCCGGACTAG
- a CDS encoding LptF/LptG family permease, whose protein sequence is MRLLDRSIALQFAMNVFVLLIILGSFVVAVDASLNLDNYSKAAGRDGGFIGRAIGTLGVVWSLWWPRLLQLFNVTLGFVLVAALGFTCAQLVVRREFVAMLSSGISLRRAMAPVAAVSAGFFAVAIANQEFVIPRIAPALVADGLSGVGSSGGLGVTQVPTTPDARGRLYYAREFDPDEGVLRNLQVWERDERGVPVAMIAAREAAWDGTAWVLTDGRMQPVGRPGAATPIERLETELDPAAMAVRRFSGLGQNLGFFELGEMLDQEGALTPDLRRRLQRDRWGRVGSWLATALSLVLAVPFLVTREPRNMAIQAAKCAPLVLAALVLSVLGVYAPVAGVPAWLSVFLPALVLAPAAAAAASSIQT, encoded by the coding sequence GTGCGCCTGCTCGACCGCAGCATCGCTTTGCAGTTCGCGATGAACGTGTTCGTGCTGCTCATCATCCTGGGCAGCTTCGTGGTCGCCGTCGACGCCTCGCTCAACCTGGACAACTACTCGAAGGCCGCCGGTCGGGACGGCGGGTTCATCGGCAGGGCGATCGGCACGCTGGGCGTGGTCTGGTCGCTGTGGTGGCCCCGGCTGCTGCAGCTATTCAACGTCACGCTGGGCTTCGTGCTCGTGGCGGCGCTGGGCTTCACGTGCGCACAGCTGGTCGTGCGGCGGGAGTTCGTCGCGATGCTCTCCAGCGGCATCAGCCTGCGGCGGGCGATGGCGCCCGTGGCCGCGGTGTCGGCGGGGTTCTTCGCGGTCGCCATCGCCAACCAGGAGTTCGTGATCCCCAGGATCGCACCCGCCCTCGTCGCCGACGGGCTCAGCGGCGTGGGGTCCTCGGGCGGCCTGGGTGTGACGCAGGTGCCGACCACGCCCGATGCGCGGGGGCGGCTGTACTACGCGCGGGAGTTCGACCCCGACGAGGGCGTGCTCCGCAACCTGCAGGTCTGGGAGCGGGACGAGCGGGGCGTGCCCGTCGCGATGATCGCCGCCCGCGAGGCGGCCTGGGACGGCACGGCCTGGGTGCTCACCGACGGCCGGATGCAGCCGGTGGGCCGGCCCGGCGCGGCGACGCCCATCGAGCGGCTGGAGACCGAGCTCGACCCCGCGGCGATGGCGGTCCGGCGATTCTCGGGCCTGGGCCAGAACCTGGGCTTCTTCGAGTTGGGCGAGATGCTCGACCAGGAGGGGGCGCTCACGCCCGACCTGCGACGCAGGCTGCAGAGGGACCGCTGGGGCCGGGTGGGCTCGTGGCTGGCGACGGCGCTGTCCCTCGTGCTGGCGGTGCCCTTCCTGGTGACCCGAGAGCCGAGGAACATGGCCATCCAGGCGGCCAAGTGCGCGCCGCTGGTGCTAGCGGCGCTGGTGCTCTCGGTGCTGGGGGTGTACGCGCCAGTCGCCGGGGTGCCCGCGTGGCTGAGCGTCTTCCTGCCGGCGCTGGTGCTGGCCCCCGCCGCGGCGGCCGCCGCCAGCAGCATCCAGACCTGA
- a CDS encoding prepilin-type N-terminal cleavage/methylation domain-containing protein — MPTRPVPQPIRVAHRCRVPRRGRAFSLVEVLVSMAVVAILLGLLLPTLRYVRYSANSAICGTNLRQIGIGWRQYVDEHRRLPYRGADADWRYGGAAFVGSERRAVLASDRPVNAYIVADAATDNDRIAQLFRSPLDRGFAWTDAAGPRAGQPVYPEATAFERFGTSYRANPLLLDACRLDPARPPEPLGEHEIVTSPSRMLLVAVPQWQIAVDGEPRIDASWHPEPDVGNMLLLDGSVRVSNFRIEKGRGFDYVPAPIDGPRPIVGTPALPPAF, encoded by the coding sequence ATGCCCACTCGTCCAGTGCCCCAACCAATCCGCGTCGCGCATCGATGCCGGGTCCCTCGGCGGGGTCGTGCGTTCTCGCTGGTCGAGGTGCTGGTCAGCATGGCGGTCGTCGCGATCCTGCTGGGCCTGCTGCTGCCGACGCTGCGGTACGTGCGGTACTCGGCCAACAGCGCGATCTGCGGGACGAACCTCCGCCAGATCGGCATCGGCTGGCGGCAGTACGTCGACGAGCACCGGAGGCTGCCGTACCGCGGCGCGGACGCCGACTGGCGGTACGGCGGCGCGGCCTTCGTCGGCTCGGAGCGCCGCGCGGTGCTGGCGAGCGATCGGCCGGTCAATGCGTACATCGTCGCCGATGCGGCGACCGACAACGACCGCATCGCGCAGCTGTTCCGCTCGCCGCTGGATCGCGGCTTTGCCTGGACCGATGCCGCGGGTCCGCGGGCGGGCCAGCCGGTGTATCCCGAGGCCACGGCGTTCGAGCGCTTCGGCACGAGCTACCGGGCCAATCCGCTGCTGCTGGACGCGTGCCGTCTTGATCCGGCGAGGCCGCCCGAGCCGCTGGGCGAGCACGAGATCGTGACGTCGCCCTCGCGGATGCTGCTCGTCGCCGTGCCGCAGTGGCAGATCGCCGTCGACGGCGAGCCGCGGATCGACGCGTCGTGGCACCCCGAGCCGGATGTCGGCAACATGCTGCTGCTCGACGGCTCGGTACGGGTCAGCAACTTCCGCATCGAGAAGGGCCGTGGCTTCGACTATGTGCCGGCGCCGATCGACGGCCCACGGCCGATCGTGGGCACGCCCGCACTGCCGCCGGCGTTCTGA
- the gatB gene encoding Asp-tRNA(Asn)/Glu-tRNA(Gln) amidotransferase subunit GatB — MTADAHAIEDQEQHRPAIRGVRPIIGMEVHVELGTASKMFTRARNPAADPLGAIDASDEPNARIDPMVLALPGALPVANARAIELSIAVGLALGCSIARITRFDRKSYFYPDLPKAYQISQYDEPLCAGGAVDVPAFNDRGEPVLDGPAHRVRITRAHLEEDAGKLLHEAPGGGAIDHSIVDLDRAGTPLLEIVTEPDFETAEQAVAFCRLLRSTIRLMGASACVLQAGQMRFEPNINCELALEDGSVVRTPIVEVKNLNSYRAVRGAIEHEIRAQPERWREDGREMGPGAKRTFGWDDATLRTVPQREKEDAQDYRYFPDPDLPPVRVTETMLAAARSRVGTPWLARLHALHGELDVGVADAALVLSDSDVGALFDGALDALADAGVDRAAAAGGLANAITQTAARLSRERGVALGRLAITAAQLAGVVRLRLDGALSNQGAADLFAELVERDDAGLDAEGLARELGILLVRDDAAIDAWCRAAIDAHPQAADEVRGGKPQAIGRLIGQAMKSAGGSGDPKAIRARLLEILAGG, encoded by the coding sequence GTGACCGCCGACGCGCACGCCATCGAGGACCAGGAACAGCACCGCCCGGCCATCCGCGGCGTGCGTCCGATCATCGGCATGGAGGTGCATGTCGAGCTCGGGACGGCGAGCAAGATGTTCACCCGGGCGCGCAACCCGGCGGCCGATCCGCTGGGCGCGATCGACGCCTCCGACGAGCCCAACGCCCGCATCGATCCGATGGTGCTGGCACTCCCCGGCGCGCTGCCCGTCGCCAACGCACGGGCCATCGAGCTCTCGATCGCCGTCGGGCTCGCGCTCGGCTGCTCGATAGCGCGGATCACCCGCTTCGATCGCAAGAGCTACTTCTATCCCGACCTGCCCAAGGCCTACCAGATCAGCCAGTACGACGAGCCGCTGTGCGCGGGCGGCGCCGTCGACGTGCCGGCCTTCAACGACCGGGGCGAGCCCGTGCTCGACGGGCCGGCGCACCGCGTCCGAATCACGCGGGCCCATCTGGAGGAGGACGCCGGCAAGCTGCTGCACGAGGCGCCGGGTGGCGGCGCGATCGACCACTCGATCGTCGACCTGGATCGCGCGGGCACGCCGCTGCTCGAGATCGTGACCGAGCCCGACTTCGAGACCGCCGAGCAGGCCGTCGCGTTCTGCCGGCTGCTGCGGAGCACGATCCGCCTGATGGGTGCCAGTGCGTGCGTGCTGCAAGCGGGCCAGATGCGCTTCGAGCCCAACATCAACTGCGAGCTGGCGTTGGAGGACGGCTCGGTGGTCCGCACGCCCATCGTCGAGGTCAAGAACCTCAACTCGTACCGCGCGGTGCGGGGCGCCATCGAGCACGAGATCCGCGCCCAGCCCGAGCGTTGGAGGGAGGATGGCCGCGAGATGGGCCCCGGCGCCAAGCGGACCTTCGGCTGGGACGACGCCACCCTCCGCACCGTGCCGCAGCGCGAGAAGGAAGACGCCCAGGACTATCGGTACTTCCCGGATCCGGACCTGCCGCCCGTGCGCGTGACCGAGACGATGCTGGCGGCGGCAAGGTCTCGCGTGGGCACGCCATGGCTGGCGCGTCTCCACGCGCTGCACGGAGAGCTCGACGTCGGCGTGGCCGATGCGGCGCTCGTGCTGTCGGACTCGGACGTGGGCGCGCTCTTCGATGGTGCGCTCGATGCGCTCGCAGACGCGGGCGTCGATCGTGCGGCCGCGGCGGGCGGCCTCGCCAACGCCATCACGCAGACCGCCGCTCGGCTCTCCCGGGAGCGGGGGGTCGCGCTCGGACGCCTGGCCATCACGGCCGCCCAGCTGGCCGGCGTCGTCCGCCTGCGGCTAGATGGCGCGCTCAGCAACCAGGGCGCGGCCGACCTGTTCGCGGAGCTCGTCGAAAGGGATGACGCGGGGCTCGACGCCGAGGGGCTCGCCCGCGAGCTGGGCATCCTGCTGGTGCGCGATGACGCCGCGATCGATGCCTGGTGCCGCGCCGCGATCGATGCGCATCCGCAGGCCGCCGACGAGGTCCGCGGCGGCAAGCCGCAGGCAATCGGCCGGCTGATCGGCCAGGCGATGAAGTCGGCGGGCGGCTCGGGAGACCCCAAGGCCATCCGCGCCCGGCTGCTCGAGATCCTGGCGGGCGGTTAG
- a CDS encoding menaquinone biosynthesis protein: MQPIRVACVQYLNTAPLVEGLDTLEGLTLIPAVPADIAGMLRRDEADVGLASVVDATSGESPALSLLDCGMIGCHGRTLTVRLFSAAPPSEIAELHVDADSHTSVVLARLLLAELYGAEPSVVPFDVRERVAAGGASAEDEGWPASLLVIGDKVVTHSPPAIRYPHQLDLGAAWREWTGLPFVYATWMCRTDDLDEPESAARIRLVADLLDRQRRHNATRLDWLIAQWAPRARWPLDLAKEYVGELLRYEVDGDARRAVERFFELGHRRRLLDSVRASWAALPAPRAPAGA, encoded by the coding sequence ATGCAGCCCATCCGCGTCGCTTGCGTGCAGTACCTCAACACCGCCCCGCTGGTGGAGGGACTCGACACCCTCGAGGGCCTGACGCTCATCCCCGCCGTGCCCGCAGACATCGCCGGCATGCTCCGGCGGGACGAGGCCGACGTGGGCCTTGCCTCGGTGGTCGATGCGACGAGCGGCGAATCCCCCGCGTTGAGCCTGCTGGACTGCGGCATGATCGGATGCCACGGCCGCACGCTCACGGTCCGGCTGTTCAGCGCGGCGCCGCCCTCGGAGATCGCCGAGCTGCACGTCGATGCCGACAGCCACACCTCGGTGGTGCTCGCGCGGCTGCTTCTGGCCGAGCTGTACGGCGCCGAGCCGTCGGTCGTGCCCTTCGACGTCCGCGAGCGCGTCGCCGCCGGCGGCGCGTCCGCGGAGGACGAAGGCTGGCCCGCGTCGCTGCTGGTCATCGGCGACAAGGTCGTGACCCATAGCCCGCCGGCGATCCGTTATCCCCACCAGCTCGACCTGGGCGCAGCCTGGCGGGAGTGGACCGGGCTGCCCTTCGTCTACGCCACCTGGATGTGCCGCACCGACGACCTGGACGAACCCGAGTCGGCCGCGCGGATACGCCTCGTGGCCGACCTGCTCGATCGCCAGCGACGGCACAACGCGACGCGGCTGGACTGGCTGATCGCGCAGTGGGCGCCCCGAGCCCGCTGGCCGCTCGACCTCGCGAAGGAGTACGTGGGAGAGCTGCTGCGCTACGAGGTCGATGGCGACGCGCGGCGGGCCGTCGAGCGGTTCTTTGAGCTGGGGCACCGCCGGCGCCTGCTCGATTCGGTCCGGGCCTCCTGGGCGGCGCTGCCCGCGCCGCGGGCTCCGGCCGGGGCCTGA
- a CDS encoding glycosyltransferase family 39 protein: protein MSTPDPAGRRRGLIGVALAMLVACTVYLPRLGADGLVDSEGHRAVTGWELRDRVTAGDNDLLVTTLFETPYLRKPPGVPWLMALSAQAFGESAWSARFVSAMAMILAAGVAAIAAWAWFGSAAAIWAGCAQALMPLFWQSGRAAEIEAANNLATQVACFACVAAACARPRGIVFAIVPFAMLLAIAMVFLMKGPASATVLIAILLATRLLVQRSSREEARAWDREWGWIWGAIWGFAILGLVFIANRLMTVDQAVTQAPSAFLFEPGKIPQILAMPFVALASALPMALLMPAVPPSPEDRRDRIALSLVLGCLGGVVLLALVGVSNPRYAMPAFVLLPPLAGYAAVRYREFAAGRPLPPGEARRARIYGRVLVRQGVAWLIALMVGAQVYIWAIEPARDARSGERAGLALAEFVPEDAVVYAHELVEARPEVLHALRRAANCHVVWAYPFDGAPGLPEPGGYVAIRTDGAVGSREIDAFERAGLADRIEPIAGGAVHIFEFTLYRVRRMGPAVDQ, encoded by the coding sequence ATGAGCACGCCCGACCCCGCCGGGCGGCGCCGCGGGCTCATCGGCGTCGCGCTGGCGATGCTCGTGGCCTGCACCGTGTACCTGCCGCGGCTGGGCGCCGATGGCCTGGTCGATAGCGAGGGCCACCGCGCCGTCACGGGCTGGGAACTGCGGGACCGCGTGACCGCCGGCGACAACGATCTGCTCGTCACCACGCTCTTCGAGACGCCCTACCTCCGCAAGCCGCCGGGCGTGCCGTGGCTGATGGCGCTCAGCGCCCAGGCGTTCGGCGAGAGCGCCTGGTCGGCGCGCTTCGTGTCGGCGATGGCGATGATCCTGGCCGCCGGCGTGGCGGCGATCGCGGCGTGGGCCTGGTTCGGGTCGGCCGCGGCCATCTGGGCGGGCTGCGCGCAGGCGCTAATGCCCTTGTTCTGGCAGAGCGGTCGGGCCGCGGAGATCGAGGCAGCCAACAACCTGGCGACGCAGGTGGCGTGCTTTGCGTGCGTCGCGGCGGCGTGTGCGCGACCCCGCGGCATCGTCTTTGCGATCGTGCCATTTGCGATGCTGCTTGCGATCGCGATGGTCTTCCTTATGAAGGGGCCCGCATCGGCCACGGTATTGATCGCGATCTTGCTCGCCACCCGCCTGCTGGTCCAGCGATCGAGCCGCGAAGAAGCGCGTGCGTGGGACCGAGAGTGGGGCTGGATCTGGGGTGCCATCTGGGGATTTGCGATCCTGGGTCTGGTATTCATCGCAAACAGGCTGATGACGGTGGATCAGGCAGTCACCCAAGCTCCATCCGCCTTCCTATTCGAGCCCGGCAAGATCCCGCAGATCCTCGCGATGCCCTTCGTGGCCCTGGCGTCGGCGCTGCCGATGGCGCTGCTGATGCCCGCGGTGCCGCCGTCGCCCGAGGACCGGCGGGACCGCATCGCGCTGTCGCTCGTGCTGGGGTGCCTGGGCGGCGTCGTGCTGCTGGCGTTGGTCGGCGTGAGCAACCCGCGGTACGCCATGCCCGCCTTCGTGCTGCTGCCGCCGCTCGCCGGGTACGCGGCGGTCCGCTACCGCGAGTTCGCCGCCGGCCGTCCGTTACCGCCCGGCGAGGCGCGGCGGGCGCGCATCTACGGCCGCGTGCTCGTGCGGCAGGGCGTGGCCTGGCTCATCGCGCTGATGGTGGGGGCCCAGGTCTACATCTGGGCGATCGAGCCCGCCCGCGACGCACGCAGCGGCGAGCGCGCCGGCCTCGCCCTGGCCGAGTTCGTGCCCGAGGACGCGGTGGTGTACGCGCACGAGCTCGTCGAGGCGCGTCCCGAGGTGCTGCACGCGCTGCGTCGCGCCGCGAACTGCCACGTCGTCTGGGCCTACCCGTTCGACGGGGCGCCCGGGCTGCCCGAACCGGGCGGATACGTCGCGATCCGCACCGATGGCGCCGTGGGCTCTCGGGAGATCGACGCGTTCGAGCGCGCGGGCCTCGCCGATCGCATCGAGCCGATCGCGGGCGGAGCCGTCCACATCTTCGAGTTCACGCTCTACCGCGTGCGGCGGATGGGCCCGGCGGTGGATCAATAG
- a CDS encoding protein-tyrosine phosphatase family protein — translation MAIGGPGIALRWWHMVVLVVAVGTIAWFAGVDEQVWPKRFGVVQEGAIYRSGEPTPGATEAVVREYGIKTIIDLGAHTLDTPEERLAQRTADALGVTRYRFGLIGDATGDPNDYVLALRIMNDPAHQPVWVHCAAGSERTGCLVAMHRIVNDGEDLDAAYAETTRFDHRTRKNPHLRAMLERWADGVREAYFAGGVVEFDRVADGIGGAGRGETNGDRVGPFERLDLPEPRAFAVESADAAEPDG, via the coding sequence ATGGCGATCGGCGGTCCGGGCATTGCGCTGCGGTGGTGGCACATGGTGGTGCTGGTGGTCGCCGTCGGCACCATCGCGTGGTTCGCGGGCGTCGACGAGCAGGTCTGGCCCAAGCGCTTCGGCGTCGTCCAGGAGGGCGCGATCTACCGCAGCGGCGAGCCCACGCCCGGCGCAACCGAGGCGGTCGTCCGCGAGTACGGCATAAAAACCATCATCGACCTGGGCGCCCACACCCTCGACACGCCCGAGGAACGCCTCGCCCAGCGGACCGCGGATGCCCTGGGCGTGACGCGGTATCGCTTCGGCCTCATCGGCGATGCGACGGGCGATCCCAACGACTACGTGCTGGCGCTGCGCATCATGAACGACCCGGCGCACCAGCCCGTGTGGGTGCACTGCGCCGCGGGCTCGGAGCGGACGGGCTGCCTGGTCGCGATGCACCGCATCGTGAACGACGGCGAGGACCTCGATGCGGCGTACGCGGAGACCACGCGATTCGATCACCGCACGCGCAAGAACCCGCACCTGCGGGCCATGCTCGAGCGGTGGGCGGATGGCGTTCGCGAGGCGTACTTCGCGGGCGGCGTCGTCGAGTTCGATCGGGTGGCCGACGGCATCGGCGGCGCGGGCCGGGGCGAAACCAACGGCGACCGCGTCGGGCCCTTCGAGCGGCTCGATCTGCCCGAGCCGCGGGCCTTCGCGGTCGAGTCGGCCGACGCCGCCGAGCCGGACGGATGA
- the recR gene encoding recombination mediator RecR — translation MAEGPAPNPPPQRAGSAGRGGYPESVERVIAELARLPGIGRRTAERLAFFLLKAPRDDATGLARAITAMRDQVGQCGICGNLTDASPCDICGAATAGEAGRDGSVVLVIEQPKDLIAVEQSGAFRGVYHVLMGRLSPLDGVGPADINIADLLARVDEPARNAGGVRVAEVVLGLNPTLEGDGTAMYLARELETRGVKVSRLARGLPTGSQLEWVSKAVLADAIEGRHAF, via the coding sequence ATGGCCGAGGGCCCCGCACCCAATCCCCCGCCCCAGCGAGCCGGATCGGCCGGCCGCGGCGGCTACCCCGAGAGCGTCGAGCGGGTCATCGCCGAATTGGCCCGGCTGCCGGGCATCGGCCGGCGGACGGCCGAGCGGCTGGCGTTCTTCTTGCTCAAGGCGCCCCGCGACGACGCCACGGGGCTGGCGCGCGCGATCACGGCCATGCGCGACCAGGTCGGCCAGTGCGGCATCTGCGGCAACCTCACCGACGCCTCGCCCTGCGACATCTGCGGCGCCGCGACGGCCGGCGAGGCCGGCCGTGACGGCTCGGTCGTGCTCGTGATCGAGCAGCCCAAGGACCTGATTGCCGTCGAGCAGAGCGGCGCCTTCCGCGGCGTGTACCACGTGCTGATGGGCCGCCTCAGCCCGCTCGACGGCGTGGGCCCGGCCGACATCAACATCGCCGACCTGCTGGCCCGCGTCGACGAGCCCGCCCGCAACGCCGGCGGCGTGCGCGTGGCCGAGGTCGTGCTCGGGCTCAACCCCACGCTGGAGGGCGACGGCACGGCGATGTACCTCGCCCGCGAACTGGAAACCCGCGGCGTGAAGGTCAGCCGGCTCGCCCGCGGCCTGCCCACGGGCAGCCAGCTCGAGTGGGTCAGCAAGGCCGTGCTCGCCGACGCCATCGAGGGACGGCACGCGTTCTAG
- a CDS encoding GC-type dockerin domain-anchored protein, producing the protein MAALGTAAGALADSDPRYIIHVVVDRPVLEPGETATIELRAGFDSASDWAMSDVFLDLLLDTGGDAFDDFGVLRPMDAVGSDPGVPTGRGIEGIIAGQLQFHNIFADPTDPMAFWRGTYVAPSEPGVENVHTSTTQFQVYPCRDCVRPLSRMDVLIEEASVLRIVSCRADLDEDGSLTLFDFLAFANAFESGDALADFDFDGELTLLDFLEFQNRFDLGCPP; encoded by the coding sequence GTGGCGGCTCTGGGGACCGCCGCGGGCGCGCTCGCCGACAGCGATCCGCGGTACATCATCCACGTCGTGGTCGATCGGCCGGTGCTCGAGCCGGGCGAGACGGCGACGATCGAGCTGCGAGCCGGATTCGATTCGGCTTCGGACTGGGCGATGAGCGACGTGTTCCTCGACCTGCTCCTCGACACCGGCGGCGACGCGTTCGACGACTTCGGCGTGCTGCGACCCATGGACGCCGTCGGCTCGGATCCAGGCGTACCCACGGGACGGGGCATCGAGGGCATCATCGCCGGGCAGCTCCAGTTCCACAACATCTTCGCCGACCCGACCGACCCGATGGCGTTCTGGCGGGGCACCTACGTCGCGCCGAGCGAGCCGGGCGTCGAGAACGTCCACACCAGCACGACGCAGTTCCAGGTCTATCCATGCCGGGATTGCGTCCGCCCGCTCTCGCGGATGGACGTCCTCATCGAGGAGGCCTCCGTTCTTCGAATCGTCTCCTGCCGCGCCGACCTCGATGAGGACGGCTCGCTCACGCTGTTCGATTTCCTGGCGTTTGCCAACGCCTTCGAGTCGGGCGATGCGCTCGCCGACTTCGACTTCGACGGCGAGTTGACGCTGCTGGACTTCCTGGAGTTCCAGAACCGCTTCGACCTGGGCTGCCCGCCCTGA